A single window of Metallosphaera hakonensis JCM 8857 = DSM 7519 DNA harbors:
- a CDS encoding gamma-glutamyltransferase family protein: MYAVATDHELATEAAVKMLRGGGNAFDAAVAAAAVLSVVDPYMSGLGGFGVALLSHQGKIRGLNFIGTAPRRLKLEELTMEDPWEDYKPSAEGPLSYLVPGSVAGWGEISKLGRLSWEKVMEPAVEAAHAHVVTQRIWKFYEGIKDRAAKHQTNYRTFYESGRFPMPGEVLRQPELERTLRLLAEEGWTSMYAGTLAQKLAESVKSQGGVMDEEDLKSFSVKWLDPINVELMGHEVYSLPQGTGGVSVLEWLNVIRKLNPPGTWDSPSFAHAFLEAGKLVFRDEDAYNTGKDYIRVPVDLLLSEDHAEELASSVSWKAKFYPKVSKSTYGLHTTSLSVLDGEGNWISMTLTQMYGFDRNGLLEELGFSLNDGVCYFSLDPKDKERLEPGQRPRYPLAPSAALMGDDVVTLGAAGGWTIPQTVTQTLLKVLMFGMDVNQAISSPRYVLRYRDNSIPYPPGTVVEVEKLPESTVRELENMGHIIGRHTPIDRTPTGAVNGVQLRGKTPMAGAEVRREGMSNVFIG; the protein is encoded by the coding sequence ATGTATGCTGTAGCTACGGATCATGAGCTTGCCACCGAGGCTGCAGTGAAGATGCTGAGAGGAGGAGGAAACGCGTTTGACGCTGCGGTTGCAGCGGCTGCAGTTCTAAGCGTCGTCGATCCCTACATGTCTGGACTTGGTGGATTCGGCGTGGCTCTCCTTTCCCATCAAGGGAAAATCCGTGGTCTAAACTTCATAGGAACTGCACCCAGGAGACTTAAACTAGAGGAGCTGACCATGGAGGACCCATGGGAGGACTACAAGCCCTCTGCCGAAGGCCCCCTCTCCTACTTGGTCCCTGGATCAGTGGCAGGATGGGGAGAGATCTCCAAGTTGGGGAGGCTGAGCTGGGAAAAAGTTATGGAACCGGCAGTGGAGGCAGCCCACGCGCACGTTGTGACCCAGAGGATATGGAAGTTCTATGAGGGAATAAAGGATAGGGCCGCGAAACATCAGACCAACTACAGGACATTCTATGAATCGGGGAGGTTTCCGATGCCGGGTGAGGTGTTAAGGCAACCTGAACTGGAACGTACGCTGAGGCTCCTGGCGGAAGAGGGATGGACTAGCATGTACGCAGGTACTTTGGCTCAGAAGTTAGCGGAGTCGGTCAAGTCTCAAGGAGGGGTGATGGATGAGGAGGATCTGAAGTCATTTTCCGTGAAGTGGTTGGACCCAATCAACGTGGAGCTTATGGGACATGAAGTCTACTCTCTCCCTCAGGGCACAGGAGGAGTTTCCGTGCTCGAGTGGCTCAACGTCATCAGGAAGCTAAACCCACCAGGAACTTGGGATTCCCCATCCTTCGCCCACGCCTTTCTAGAGGCCGGCAAGTTGGTCTTTAGGGACGAGGACGCGTACAACACTGGAAAGGACTACATAAGAGTGCCAGTGGATCTCCTTCTCAGTGAGGATCACGCTGAGGAGTTGGCCTCCTCCGTGTCCTGGAAGGCCAAGTTCTATCCCAAAGTGAGCAAGTCGACCTACGGTCTTCACACTACCAGTCTCTCCGTGTTAGATGGGGAGGGGAACTGGATTTCCATGACCCTCACTCAGATGTACGGTTTCGATAGGAACGGACTTTTGGAGGAACTGGGCTTCTCCCTCAACGACGGCGTGTGTTACTTCTCCCTCGACCCTAAAGATAAGGAGAGACTGGAACCTGGACAGAGGCCCAGGTATCCGTTGGCTCCTTCCGCCGCATTGATGGGAGACGACGTAGTCACCCTAGGGGCTGCGGGAGGTTGGACCATACCCCAGACCGTTACTCAGACCCTACTGAAGGTACTCATGTTCGGGATGGACGTAAACCAAGCGATCTCCTCACCCAGATACGTCCTCAGGTACAGGGACAACTCGATCCCTTACCCGCCGGGTACGGTGGTGGAGGTGGAGAAGCTCCCCGAATCCACGGTGAGAGAACTGGAGAACATGGGGCACATCATCGGCAGACACACGCCGATCGATAGGACCCCTACGGGCGCAGTGAACGGAGTCCAGCTGAGAGGTAAAACCCCTATGGCGGGCGCCG
- a CDS encoding BadF/BadG/BcrA/BcrD ATPase family protein → MDLTSINNKNITSMFIKNDDTDLWKGLAVEGGGTKTTAVVFQGLELLGFGSSGSSNFVEVGKRAENAIERAVRQALRMAQLDLSDIDRASFALAGIGDSPRFTEIGERMVKGIFRNAIVVNDGVAACKLAHIDMDGGTLVAGTGNVAYIQKSGQMRRLAGWGWFFGDEGSASYIGRKALTMATRAVDGLVESRLPEEVESFFGKPLREVIERFTRRPNKRAIASFARIVDGLAERGDPASILIMNEVIEYLDSMLKRIKREVDRVAGTGGVFKSRLVRRKFPDLTVYESYQTVIGSVILLLENVTEEDRTQLLKQLDELRGKSRRGSKF, encoded by the coding sequence TTGGACTTAACATCAATTAACAACAAGAATATAACCTCCATGTTCATCAAGAACGATGACACTGACTTGTGGAAGGGTCTGGCAGTTGAGGGTGGGGGAACCAAGACCACAGCGGTGGTGTTCCAGGGCCTCGAGCTCTTGGGTTTCGGGTCATCCGGTTCCTCGAATTTCGTGGAGGTAGGGAAGAGGGCCGAGAACGCCATAGAGAGAGCGGTGAGACAGGCGTTGAGGATGGCACAATTGGACCTCTCAGACATAGATAGGGCGTCCTTTGCCCTGGCGGGAATAGGGGACTCTCCCCGCTTCACCGAGATCGGGGAAAGGATGGTAAAGGGAATCTTCAGGAACGCGATTGTGGTGAACGACGGAGTTGCTGCCTGCAAGCTCGCCCACATCGACATGGATGGGGGAACCCTTGTGGCGGGCACCGGGAACGTGGCCTACATCCAGAAGAGTGGGCAGATGAGGAGACTTGCGGGATGGGGCTGGTTCTTCGGAGATGAGGGATCTGCTTCATACATCGGGAGGAAGGCCCTCACAATGGCGACTAGGGCCGTGGACGGGCTTGTGGAGAGCAGGTTACCGGAGGAGGTGGAGAGCTTCTTCGGTAAACCCTTGAGGGAGGTGATCGAGAGGTTCACAAGGAGACCCAACAAGAGGGCCATAGCGTCCTTCGCCAGGATTGTAGACGGGCTGGCGGAAAGAGGGGATCCGGCCTCTATCCTCATCATGAACGAGGTGATCGAGTACCTGGACTCCATGTTAAAGAGAATTAAGAGAGAAGTGGATAGGGTGGCGGGAACCGGGGGAGTGTTCAAATCGAGGCTGGTGAGGAGGAAGTTCCCCGACCTGACCGTGTACGAAAGCTATCAGACAGTGATAGGTTCCGTGATACTGCTATTGGAAAACGTCACGGAAGAAGATAGGACGCAACTCCTGAAACAGCTCGATGAACTCAGGGGAAAGTCCAGACGGGGATCAAAGTTTTAG
- a CDS encoding SIS domain-containing protein: protein MYETWSEMYREDVEVPQVDGEVSCFGMGGSGVACEVMRAFFDFSDVKHSNTLIALSYSGDTVETLVKVREALSLGKRVIVITSGGKLAELNVEKIKIKGGAQPRYAFPRLFLPLVKMLRPDLVSDVVQGVDSDRARAVSADLLNYVRGRIPVFYASRYLGVAKRFKQEINENAKSPAFFGEIPEVNHNEVEGYVRGGSLAPVVFSSTQVDDITASLINAKVIRVEGMKDVSFLIQVAGFLSVALAKEVGEDPARLTNIPEGRRRMGFMESRA, encoded by the coding sequence TTGTATGAAACCTGGAGTGAAATGTATAGGGAAGACGTTGAAGTACCCCAAGTGGACGGAGAGGTCTCCTGTTTCGGAATGGGCGGAAGCGGAGTAGCTTGTGAGGTCATGAGGGCGTTCTTCGATTTCAGTGACGTGAAGCACTCCAACACCCTAATTGCGTTGAGTTACAGCGGGGACACGGTGGAGACTCTGGTGAAGGTGAGGGAAGCCCTCTCCCTGGGGAAGAGGGTTATCGTGATAACCTCAGGGGGTAAACTTGCTGAACTCAACGTGGAGAAGATCAAGATAAAGGGCGGAGCTCAGCCCAGGTATGCTTTCCCCCGTCTGTTCCTTCCCCTGGTGAAGATGCTGAGGCCCGATCTGGTCTCAGACGTGGTTCAGGGAGTTGATTCGGATAGGGCTAGGGCCGTCTCCGCAGACCTCCTCAATTACGTGAGGGGGAGGATCCCCGTGTTCTACGCCTCGAGATATTTAGGAGTCGCCAAGAGGTTTAAACAGGAGATCAACGAAAACGCCAAGTCTCCCGCCTTCTTCGGGGAAATTCCGGAAGTGAACCACAATGAGGTGGAGGGTTACGTAAGGGGAGGATCGCTTGCTCCCGTGGTGTTTTCCTCGACTCAGGTTGACGACATCACCGCTTCCCTAATCAACGCTAAGGTTATCAGGGTTGAGGGAATGAAGGACGTCTCCTTCCTGATCCAGGTTGCGGGTTTCCTGTCAGTAGCGCTCGCGAAGGAGGTGGGGGAGGATCCGGCACGTCTCACCAATATCCCTGAGGGAAGGAGGAGGATGGGCTTCATGGAATCTCGTGCTTGA
- a CDS encoding nucleotidyltransferase family protein produces MKAVILAGGFGKRLRPFTDDRPKPLLEIGGKPIMEWQILWLKKFGIREFVILTGYKKETLIDWTSSNAERLEANFIYGVENEPLGTGGALKRIRHFIQEDFLVVNGDILTNLDVTKLRTMSIALVPMKSPYGIVEVEGEKVTRFLEKPILFDHWINAGVYRLSPEVFEHLPDRGDLEKFTFPTLAEKGVLTAVKFRDAYWRSIDSVKDMEEASQEVDKLV; encoded by the coding sequence ATGAAGGCCGTAATTCTCGCGGGCGGTTTCGGTAAGAGACTTAGACCTTTCACGGACGATAGACCTAAACCACTCCTGGAGATAGGCGGCAAACCGATCATGGAGTGGCAGATCCTATGGCTCAAGAAGTTCGGGATCAGGGAGTTCGTGATACTGACCGGATATAAGAAGGAGACATTGATCGATTGGACCTCAAGTAACGCTGAGAGGCTTGAGGCTAACTTCATCTACGGTGTGGAGAACGAACCCCTCGGGACGGGAGGGGCACTGAAGAGGATAAGGCACTTCATCCAAGAGGATTTTCTTGTGGTTAACGGAGATATCTTAACGAACTTGGACGTCACGAAGCTGAGAACCATGAGCATAGCGTTAGTCCCCATGAAGAGCCCCTACGGTATCGTGGAGGTTGAAGGAGAGAAGGTGACGAGGTTCCTGGAGAAACCCATTCTCTTCGATCACTGGATTAACGCCGGAGTTTACAGGCTCTCCCCCGAGGTATTTGAACATTTACCAGATAGGGGAGACCTGGAGAAGTTTACCTTTCCCACACTGGCGGAGAAAGGCGTCCTCACGGCGGTCAAGTTCCGTGACGCCTACTGGAGGTCAATTGACAGCGTGAAGGACATGGAGGAGGCCTCACAGGAGGTTGACAAACTTGTATGA
- a CDS encoding dTDP-glucose 4,6-dehydratase: MKVMIVGGAGFIGSAFVREANRRGMKPLVADLLTYAGRRENLVGTDHDFVRADVRSEDIHGLIKEFSPDVVVNFAAETHVDRSIYKPQEFVTTNVLGSVNLLEAARKFDFSYVHISTDEVYGEECGDENSPLRPSSPYSASKASADLFVKAYVRTYGIKSVIVRPSNNYGPRQFPEKLIPKVIIRTLLDTHVPIYGDGKTERDWIYVEDTAKVILDLVERGEMRGEVHNIPGGQRYSVVDVIKMVGEVMGKDVRVKFVNDRPGHDRRYCMTSKLRYTVTPIREGLRKTVEWYLENRWWWEPLTNDKFFLDDEPWRV; this comes from the coding sequence ATGAAGGTAATGATAGTGGGAGGGGCAGGTTTCATAGGCTCAGCCTTCGTTAGGGAGGCCAACAGGAGGGGGATGAAGCCCCTCGTAGCGGACCTCTTAACCTACGCAGGGAGAAGGGAGAACTTGGTTGGGACAGACCACGATTTCGTCAGGGCCGACGTAAGGAGTGAGGATATCCACGGGTTGATCAAGGAGTTCTCGCCCGACGTCGTGGTCAACTTCGCCGCGGAAACCCACGTGGACAGGTCCATTTACAAACCTCAAGAGTTCGTGACCACCAACGTCTTGGGGAGCGTGAATCTATTGGAGGCCGCGAGGAAGTTCGACTTCAGCTACGTTCACATCTCCACCGACGAGGTCTACGGGGAGGAATGCGGAGATGAGAACTCTCCCTTAAGGCCCTCCTCTCCTTACAGCGCCTCGAAGGCCTCCGCTGACCTATTCGTTAAGGCCTACGTTAGGACTTACGGTATCAAGAGTGTAATCGTGAGGCCTTCCAACAATTACGGGCCGAGGCAATTTCCAGAGAAGCTGATCCCCAAGGTCATTATTAGAACGTTACTCGATACACACGTCCCAATTTACGGTGACGGTAAGACTGAGAGGGACTGGATTTACGTTGAGGACACCGCCAAGGTGATCTTGGACTTGGTGGAAAGGGGCGAGATGAGGGGAGAGGTTCACAACATACCCGGAGGGCAGAGATACAGTGTAGTAGACGTGATAAAGATGGTGGGGGAGGTCATGGGTAAAGACGTTAGGGTGAAGTTCGTCAACGATAGGCCCGGACACGATAGGAGGTACTGCATGACCAGTAAATTAAGATATACTGTTACCCCAATAAGGGAGGGGCTGAGGAAAACCGTGGAGTGGTATTTAGAGAACAGGTGGTGGTGGGAGCCCCTTACTAACGATAAGTTCTTCCTTGATGACGAGCCGTGGAGGGTTTAG
- a CDS encoding glucose-1-phosphate thymidylyltransferase, producing the protein MEAVILHGGQGTRLRPLTHTGPKQLIKVAGKPVSQWILEQIRDAGIRDVIMVLGDNTPTRVVDYYGDGSRFGVNVTYVYQGKARGLADAVYKVKDVVSDRFLVYLGDNLVPYDLGKFVSFKGSCSILLAKVENPNRFGVAVIRDGKVSRLVEKPKEPISDLALVGVYGFTREVFDVIEGLKPSWRGELEITDAIQGLIEKGKEVDYEVVQGWWKDTGTPRDILEANSFLLDKHAERRINGVIEGSTVDGRVVVEEGVVVRNSVVRGPVLLGRNTKVVNSYIGPFTSVGESCEITDSEVEHSVLLDNVRIKGVSLMDSLIGNNSVVEKGGRWQRLVIGEHSLVIL; encoded by the coding sequence ATGGAGGCAGTGATCCTACACGGGGGGCAGGGAACTAGGCTGAGGCCTTTAACTCACACCGGCCCCAAACAGTTGATAAAGGTGGCGGGAAAGCCCGTTTCCCAGTGGATTCTGGAACAGATCAGGGACGCGGGTATCAGGGACGTCATCATGGTCTTAGGGGACAACACTCCCACCAGAGTTGTGGACTACTACGGCGACGGGAGCAGGTTCGGAGTCAACGTGACCTACGTCTACCAAGGAAAGGCCAGGGGTTTGGCAGACGCAGTGTATAAGGTTAAGGACGTGGTCTCGGATCGCTTCCTCGTGTATCTGGGCGACAACCTCGTTCCTTACGATTTGGGGAAGTTCGTGAGCTTTAAGGGATCCTGTTCCATCCTCTTAGCCAAGGTTGAGAACCCCAACCGTTTCGGTGTGGCCGTGATAAGGGACGGGAAAGTGTCCAGGTTGGTGGAGAAGCCCAAGGAACCCATCTCCGATTTAGCCTTAGTCGGAGTTTACGGCTTCACCAGGGAGGTCTTCGACGTGATAGAGGGGCTGAAACCCAGTTGGAGGGGGGAGCTGGAGATTACAGACGCGATTCAAGGTCTCATAGAGAAGGGTAAGGAAGTAGACTACGAGGTGGTTCAGGGCTGGTGGAAGGACACTGGAACACCCAGGGACATCCTGGAGGCCAACTCCTTCTTGTTGGACAAGCACGCTGAGAGGAGGATAAACGGAGTCATCGAGGGCTCCACCGTGGACGGTAGGGTCGTGGTTGAGGAGGGGGTAGTGGTGAGGAACTCCGTGGTTAGGGGGCCCGTCCTCTTGGGGAGGAACACGAAGGTCGTGAACTCCTACATAGGCCCCTTCACCTCAGTGGGTGAGTCGTGTGAAATTACTGACAGCGAGGTTGAACACAGTGTACTCCTAGATAACGTTAGGATTAAGGGAGTCTCCTTGATGGATTCCCTCATCGGTAACAACTCCGTGGTGGAGAAGGGAGGAAGGTGGCAAAGACTGGTTATAGGTGAGCACTCGTTGGTGATACTATGA
- a CDS encoding SDR family oxidoreductase, whose translation MRVLITGASGQLGVELSKLLSRKHDVIKVYNSSEISDGYRLDLTDFPRLEDFLIRKRPDVVINSAALTDVDRCEVEKERAHKVNAETVRHMVRVGRVVDAYLIHVSTDYVFAGERGNYREEDTPNPVNYYGLSKLLGETYAMSYDDSLVVRTSGVFRHKGFPVYVYKTLKEGKTLLAFNGFYSPISARRLAQAIEELVDLRKTGVLHVAGERVSRYELAMKIKEEFHLPGEVREVNEIKGWIAKRPLDSSLDSSRARKLLSVDFQALDIEGMVI comes from the coding sequence ATGCGGGTACTTATCACCGGAGCTTCCGGACAACTGGGGGTAGAGCTTTCCAAACTTCTCTCCAGGAAACACGACGTAATCAAGGTTTACAATTCCAGCGAGATATCGGACGGTTACAGGCTTGACCTCACCGACTTCCCGCGCTTGGAAGATTTCCTGATAAGGAAAAGGCCTGACGTGGTAATAAACTCGGCCGCGTTGACTGACGTAGACAGATGCGAAGTGGAGAAGGAGAGGGCTCACAAGGTAAACGCGGAGACGGTCAGGCATATGGTTAGGGTAGGGAGAGTAGTTGACGCCTACCTGATCCATGTGAGCACCGATTACGTCTTTGCCGGGGAAAGGGGAAATTACAGGGAGGAAGACACTCCCAACCCCGTCAATTACTACGGACTCTCAAAGCTCTTGGGGGAGACCTACGCCATGTCCTACGACGACAGTTTGGTCGTGAGAACCTCAGGAGTCTTCAGGCATAAGGGTTTCCCCGTTTACGTTTATAAGACTTTGAAGGAAGGGAAGACGCTCTTGGCCTTCAATGGTTTCTACTCCCCAATTTCAGCGAGGCGTTTAGCTCAAGCCATAGAGGAGTTGGTGGACCTGAGAAAGACCGGAGTCTTGCACGTTGCGGGAGAGAGGGTCTCCCGTTACGAACTCGCCATGAAGATCAAGGAGGAGTTTCATTTACCGGGGGAGGTCAGGGAAGTGAACGAAATTAAGGGGTGGATAGCTAAAAGGCCTTTGGACTCCTCCCTCGACTCCTCAAGGGCCAGGAAACTCCTCTCGGTGGACTTTCAGGCGCTCGACATTGAGGGGATGGTGATCTGA
- the rfbC gene encoding dTDP-4-dehydrorhamnose 3,5-epimerase — protein sequence MPFEFEELGMGVVLIKPRVFSDVRGFFLELFKSKDFSQVGIPTPIQVNMSFSLRGVIRGLHYQLTPKEQGKIVLVPKGRILDVAVDVRKSSSTFGKHMGVELDEENHHMLWIPPGFAHGFQALEDSVVVYFVTHNEYFPQYERCVNYTYVDWPIGEAVISDKDRQCRPLEKAEVFP from the coding sequence ATGCCCTTCGAGTTTGAAGAACTGGGAATGGGTGTAGTCCTCATCAAGCCAAGGGTGTTCTCTGACGTCAGGGGATTCTTCCTCGAGCTATTCAAATCAAAGGACTTCTCTCAGGTGGGGATTCCCACTCCGATCCAGGTCAACATGTCCTTCTCGTTGAGGGGTGTGATTAGGGGTTTACACTATCAATTAACGCCTAAGGAACAGGGAAAGATAGTGTTAGTTCCCAAGGGGAGGATCCTGGATGTTGCGGTGGACGTTAGGAAGTCCTCGTCAACCTTCGGCAAACACATGGGTGTTGAACTTGATGAGGAAAACCACCACATGTTGTGGATCCCTCCTGGCTTCGCCCACGGCTTTCAAGCTTTAGAGGATTCAGTCGTAGTATATTTCGTAACACACAACGAATACTTTCCCCAATATGAGAGGTGTGTAAACTACACCTACGTTGATTGGCCCATAGGGGAGGCCGTGATTAGCGACAAAGACCGACAATGTCGGCCTTTAGAAAAGGCTGAAGTTTTCCCTTGA
- a CDS encoding HD domain-containing protein: MVFPAMRHSRFEHSLGTYYLFERIRDKVAESYLTEDQVKLLGELALYHDIGHLPFSHTFEFSMDILKYLDKDKYNEILKKFSGSQKLRAKLHEYIGIEILKKMGKAELANLMKIVYMGPSDAGQNKQENLQRIAQLILNSKDLDIDRLDYLQRDSYYSGAKYGYLPIDRLWDFEIHERNGNFAYLYKYKSLDDLEHYFLARFHMYHSIYNHCVVEIYNRIMAFLIAKMIADSLIPTSLIYDTDEVIYFTEDLILWKLKELHKGGNTEYEHFYKAIYERNRYGRAMLTGDEATTFKSYLDMDNGKRADEVYNELANLNGKAVIGVNEIEMKPSNIVLERKGVYINLEDINEFNVPSKRIKVCIGVRDKQTEEKVKKLFDGISLEFRNT, from the coding sequence TTGGTTTTTCCTGCCATGAGACACTCCAGGTTTGAACATAGTCTTGGGACTTATTATCTTTTTGAAAGAATCAGAGACAAGGTCGCCGAGTCCTATCTCACGGAAGACCAAGTGAAACTTTTAGGGGAACTGGCTCTTTATCATGATATTGGGCATCTTCCCTTCTCTCACACGTTTGAGTTCTCCATGGATATCTTGAAGTACCTTGATAAAGACAAGTATAACGAGATTTTAAAGAAGTTCTCAGGTAGTCAGAAACTTAGGGCTAAGTTACACGAGTACATTGGAATCGAGATACTGAAGAAAATGGGTAAGGCGGAATTGGCAAATCTCATGAAGATCGTATACATGGGTCCAAGTGACGCCGGTCAAAATAAGCAGGAGAACCTACAACGCATAGCCCAACTTATCCTTAACTCCAAGGATCTCGACATAGACAGACTAGACTATCTTCAAAGGGATTCCTATTACTCAGGGGCAAAGTACGGTTACCTACCCATTGACAGGCTTTGGGATTTTGAGATACACGAGAGAAACGGCAATTTCGCCTATCTCTATAAGTATAAGTCCCTTGACGATCTCGAGCACTACTTCCTGGCAAGATTTCACATGTATCATAGTATTTACAACCACTGTGTCGTGGAGATATACAACAGGATCATGGCCTTCCTTATTGCTAAAATGATTGCTGACTCCTTGATACCTACCTCCTTAATTTATGATACCGACGAGGTCATCTACTTCACTGAGGACCTCATATTGTGGAAGCTAAAGGAACTTCACAAAGGGGGCAATACTGAGTACGAACACTTCTACAAGGCAATATACGAGAGAAATAGATACGGGAGGGCCATGTTAACGGGCGACGAGGCAACAACGTTTAAGTCCTATCTGGATATGGATAACGGTAAGAGGGCAGATGAGGTGTATAATGAACTCGCTAATCTCAACGGAAAGGCCGTAATAGGGGTAAATGAGATTGAGATGAAACCGAGCAACATCGTCCTGGAAAGGAAGGGAGTTTACATTAATTTAGAGGACATTAATGAGTTCAATGTGCCCTCGAAGAGGATCAAGGTTTGTATAGGAGTTCGCGACAAGCAGACGGAAGAAAAAGTGAAGAAACTCTTTGATGGGATCTCACTGGAATTTAGGAACACCTAG
- a CDS encoding AbrB/MazE/SpoVT family DNA-binding domain-containing protein, with translation MYKLKVHKKGIIVIPKEIRHRLNIKEGDEVSVIVDDDGIYIFPNENIEKYFGSDKDAIEALKILEEERRKERENRT, from the coding sequence ATGTATAAGCTCAAGGTTCACAAAAAGGGAATCATAGTGATCCCCAAGGAGATCAGGCATAGACTCAATATTAAGGAAGGGGATGAGGTAAGCGTAATAGTTGATGATGATGGAATTTACATTTTCCCCAATGAAAATATCGAAAAGTATTTCGGAAGCGATAAGGATGCGATTGAAGCACTTAAAATACTTGAGGAGGAGAGGAGAAAAGAACGTGAAAATCGTACTTGA
- a CDS encoding type II toxin-antitoxin system VapC family toxin: MKIVLDASALILYFYGNEKVKEVISKSKEVYVNPVNLTEFLYSYTRVKGWKEALFKYTLVRNSFKVLDITDDIIRISAKLKVKYNLSLGDSFLVASAINVNGTAVTSDHELGNIKEAKVILIK, translated from the coding sequence GTGAAAATCGTACTTGACGCCTCTGCCTTAATACTTTACTTTTATGGTAACGAGAAGGTGAAAGAAGTTATTTCGAAGTCAAAGGAGGTTTACGTTAACCCCGTAAACTTAACTGAATTTTTATATTCATACACTAGGGTTAAGGGGTGGAAGGAAGCATTATTTAAGTATACCTTAGTGAGGAATTCCTTTAAGGTTTTAGATATCACAGATGACATTATTAGGATTTCAGCCAAATTAAAAGTGAAATACAACCTCTCACTCGGAGATTCCTTTCTGGTAGCATCGGCCATTAACGTTAACGGTACTGCTGTCACCAGTGATCATGAATTAGGAAATATTAAGGAAGCAAAGGTAATTCTTATAAAGTGA
- a CDS encoding transposase — MELSTVNEVTLYVRVRELVEGPGKISLTLVPKILPDDALLNKPVQEIERMALEEAERISPNYQRGKEVKRKGYASYRFLKGFGIVMVGREVRYELEWISVKLPVLYGEGRVRTQVEETLLREERKVFASLMLVYSVKGGKLNAKLWMPEIETGNDFKYVIVDGKYVKLKGRKAVLLVAMGVTREGKRAVLEVIISEAEDAIYWSLLVRVWKKTSFVLVVADGIKALDRAISLELHVGRQGCLVHLKRRATKEEREALDAITSSAELGKIKPETNPTLLSYLIADKKLWKWLKSNNLVESFNSLLERRRFGLFHSPWRILQLARAIALYYNLFTYFLITVIILQSSSFLSLYPKYTQ; from the coding sequence ATGGAACTGTCAACTGTGAACGAGGTAACCCTCTACGTCCGGGTTAGGGAGCTCGTAGAGGGACCTGGGAAGATATCCCTCACGCTCGTCCCCAAGATATTACCCGATGACGCCTTATTAAACAAACCGGTCCAGGAGATCGAGAGGATGGCCTTGGAGGAAGCTGAGAGGATTAGTCCCAACTACCAGAGAGGTAAGGAGGTCAAGAGGAAGGGTTACGCGAGCTACAGGTTCCTGAAGGGGTTTGGGATCGTGATGGTGGGGAGGGAGGTGAGGTACGAGTTGGAGTGGATATCGGTGAAGCTGCCAGTGCTTTACGGTGAAGGGAGGGTGAGGACCCAGGTCGAGGAGACTCTGTTAAGGGAGGAGAGGAAGGTCTTCGCGTCCCTAATGTTGGTCTACTCGGTGAAGGGAGGTAAGTTGAACGCCAAGCTCTGGATGCCCGAGATTGAAACGGGCAACGACTTCAAGTACGTTATAGTTGACGGGAAGTACGTGAAGCTCAAGGGACGAAAGGCGGTCCTCCTCGTGGCTATGGGCGTGACACGGGAGGGAAAGAGGGCGGTCCTCGAGGTCATCATAAGCGAGGCTGAGGACGCCATCTATTGGAGTCTCCTGGTCAGGGTCTGGAAGAAGACCAGCTTCGTCCTGGTCGTGGCTGACGGGATCAAGGCCTTGGACAGGGCGATCTCCCTTGAACTTCACGTGGGGAGGCAGGGCTGCCTGGTCCACCTCAAGCGTCGCGCGACCAAGGAGGAAAGGGAGGCTTTAGACGCGATCACCTCGTCAGCCGAGCTCGGCAAGATCAAGCCCGAGACCAACCCGACCCTTCTAAGCTACCTCATCGCCGACAAGAAGCTCTGGAAGTGGCTTAAGTCCAACAACCTGGTCGAGTCCTTCAACTCCCTCCTGGAGAGGAGGAGGTTCGGGTTGTTTCACTCTCCCTGGAGGATACTACAGCTCGCGCGGGCCATAGCGCTCTACTACAACCTATTCACTTATTTTCTCATCACTGTAATAATATTACAGTCTTCTTCATTCCTCTCACTTTATCCGAAATATACCCAATAA